The segment CGGAGGAGAACGTCCGGCACCAGCTGGCCACCTTCCTCATCGCCGGCCACGAGACGACCTCCGGCCTCCTCTCGTTCGCCACGCACGAGCTCCTCGCCCACCCCGAGGTGCTGCGCGAGGCCCGCCGGAACGTCGACGAGGTCCTCGGCGACCGCACCCCCGCCTTCGAGGACCTGGCGCACCTGGGTTTTCTGGGCCAGGTCCTGCGCGAGACGCTGCGGCTCCACCCGACCGCGCCCGCGTTCGCGCTCTCCCCCGCCCGGGACACCACGCTCGGCGGACACGCCGTACGGAAGGGCGAGGACGTCCTCGTCATGCTGTCCACGCTGCACCGCGACCCCGCCGTCTGGGACCGGCCCGAGGCCTTCGACCCGGACCGCTTCGCCCCCGGACGCATGGACGCGATCCCGGAGTACGCGTGGATGCCCTTCGGCCACGGCGCCCGCGCCTGCATCGGCAGGCCCTTCGCCCTGCAGGAGGCCACCTTGGTGCTGGCGATGATGCTGCAGCGCTTCGACATCGAACGCGCCGACCCCGACTACGAACTGACCATCCAGGAGAGCCTCACCATCAAGCCCAAGGGCCTCGCCATCCGCGCCGCGGCACGCCGGAGCGGCCGGGGCGGCCCCGACGCGCGGACGGCGGCGCCGGCGGCCGTCCGGCAGGGGGACCCCGACACCACCGACGCGGCCGCACCGCCCGCACACGGCACCCCGCTGCTCGTGCTGTACGGCTCGAACTCCGGCACGGGCGAGAGCCTGGCCCGTACGGTCGCCGCCGACGGGACGCTGCGGGGCTGGCGGGCCACGGTGGCCCCCCTGGACGAGTTCGCCGGCCGCCTCCCCACCGAGGGGCCCGTCGTCCTCGTCACCTCCTCGTACAACGGCGCGCCGCCCGACAACGCGCGGGGCTTCGTCGGCTGGCTCACCACCGCCCGGCCGGACCTGAGCGGCGTCGACTACCTCGTGCTCGGCTGCGGCAGCCTGGACTGGGCGGCCACCTACCAGCGGGTCCCGGCACTCGTCGACGAGGCGATGGCGGCCGCGGGGGCGCGCCGGATCCGCGAGCGCGGCGCCACGGACGCCCGGACGGACTTCTTCGGCGACTGGGAACGCTGGTACGCGCCGCTGTGGCCCCTGCTGTCCGAACGGTACGGCGTCCAGGAGACGGCCGGACGGCGACCCCGGTACCGGGTCGTCGAGACCGCAGACGAGCCCGCGCCTCCGGAGGAGACCGCGACCGCGGTCGTGCTGGAGAACCGTGAGCTCCTCCGCGGGGCGGGCGGCAGGTCCACGCGCCACCTGGAGATCAGGCTGCCCGACGGCGTCCGCTACCGCACCGGCGACCGGCTCTCCGTCCTGCCGGAGAACGACCCCGCGCTCGTCGCCAGGCTGCTCACCCGCCTGGGGATGCGCGGGGACGCGGTCCGCACGGTCGAGTCACCCGCACCGCACGGGCCGGTCCCCGTCGGCCGCCCGCTGCGCGTGGCCGAGCTCCTCGGCCGGTACGTGGACCTCGCCGCACCCGCGTCCCCGAGGGCCGTGGCCCGGCTGGCCGCGACGACGGACTGCCCGCCGGAACGCGACGAACTGCGGCGCCTGGCCGGCGAGGACCACACCGAGCACGTGCTGCGGCGCGGGCTGACCCTCGTCGACCTCCTCGACGGGTTCGCCTCCTGCCGGGTGGACCTCGCCCTCGTGCTCGAACTGCTGCCGGCTCCCCGCCCCCGCCCGTACTCGATCAGCTCGGCTCCCGAGGAACAGGACCAGGTGGCGCTGACCGTGTCGGTGCTGGAGGAGCCGGCCCGGTCGGGGCACGGCGTCTTCCGCGGTGCGGCATCCGGGTACCTCCGGCGCGCACGGCCCGGCGACCGGCTCGTCGCCACCGTCACCGCGCCGCCGGAGACCTTCCGGCCGCCGGCCGACACCGCCACGCCCGTCGTCATGATCGCGGCCGGCACGGGCATCGCCCCGTTCCGCGGGTTCGTCCGGGCGCGCATGGCCGCAGCGGCGGCCGGCCGGCCCGTGGGACCCACCGTGCTGTTCTTCGGCTGCCGCCACCCCGACGAGGACGACCTCTACGCCGCCGAGCTCGCCGGGCACGAGGAGGCCGGCCGGCTGGAGGTCCACCGGGCGTACTCCCGGTCGCCGGAGGACGGCATCCGCTACGTCCAGCACCGTCTCGCGGAACGAGGGGGCCGGGTCCGCGAGCTCGTCGACGACGGCGCCCACCTCTACGTGTGCGGCAACGCCGGGACCATGGGCCCCGCCGTCGAGGACACCCTCCGGCAGATCGGCGCGGCGGCCTCCGGGCAGGACGGCGCGGCCTGGCTGGACGGCCTGCGCGGGGCGGGGCGGTACGCGACGGACACGTACTGACCGCCACCCGGCACCCGCCCCGAGCCGGGAACCCGCCGCCGTGCGCGCACTATCCCGGTGAGCGGGAACCGCCGCCTGCGGCGGAGGGGTCCGCTCTGCCAGGCTCCGATACGCCGTGGTTCCACCGCCCGCGCCCCGCCCGCGGGGCGGGGCCGCAGGGAGGACGTGACAGATCATGAGGGGCGCGCAGACCATCGCCGGGCTCGCGGACTGGGCCGCCGGGAGGTACGGGGACGAGGAGGCACTCGTCTTCGGCGGCGAGCGGTGGACGTTCGCCGGGCTGCGGGAGCGGGTCGACCGCGTGGCCCGCGCGGTGATCGCCCAGGGGGTGCGGCCGGGTGACGCGGTCGCCGTGTGGGCGCCCAACAGCGCCCGCTGGGTGGTCGCGGCGCTCGGGGCGGTGGCGGCGGGCGCTGTGCTGGTGCCGGTGAACACCCGCTACAAGGCCGCCGAGGCCGCGGACACCCTGCGCCGGTCCCGGGCCCGGCTGCTGTTCACCGAGCACGACTTCCTGGGCACGGACTACCGGGCGCTGCTCGCGGCCTCGGGCGAGGAACTCCCGCTCCTGGAACGGACGGTGACCCTGCACTCCGGGGAGTGGCCGCGGTTCCTCGCGGGCGGGGAGCGGGTGAGCGGGGAGGAGCGGCTGGCCCGGACGGCGGCCGTCCGCCCCGGGGACACCGCCGACGTGCTCTTCACCTCCGGCACCTCCGGCCGTCCCAAGGGCGTGGCCGCGACCCACGGGCAGAACCTGCGGGTCTACGACGCCTGGGCCCGTACGGTCACCCTCCGGCGCGGCGACCGGTACCTCCTCGTCAACCCCTTCTTCCACACCTTCGGCTACAAGGCCGGCGTCCTCGCCTGTCTGCTGCGCGGGGCGACGATCGTGCCGGAGCGGGTGTTCGACGCGGCGGCCGTCCTCGGGCGGATGCAGGACGAGCGGATCTCCGTCCTGACCGGTGCGCCGACCGTGTTCACCTCGCTGATCCGTCACCCCGGGCGCGAGGCGTTCGACCTCGCCTCGATGCGGATGGCGGTCACGGGCGCGGCGAACATCCCGACCGCGCTGATCGAGGAGATCAGGACGGAGCTGGGGGCGCGGAGCGTCAGCACCGCGTACGGACTGACCGAGTCGACGGGCGTGGTCGCGATCTGCCCGCCGCACGAGTCGTCCCGGACGCTGGCGCGGACCTCCGGGACCGCGCTGGAGGGAACGGAGCTGCGGGTCGACGCGCCGCCCGGGGAGCCCGGGGAGATCCTGACCCGCGGGCATCACGTGATGCACGGCTATCTCGACGACCCCGAGGCCACCGCCCGGGCCGTCGACGCGGACGGCTGGCTGCACACGGGGGACGTGGGCGTCCTCGACGGGCGCGGTTTCCTCCGGATCACCGACCGGCTCAAGGACATGCTCGTGGTGGGGGGCTTCAACGTGTACCCGGCCGAGGTGGAGCAGGTGCTCCGCGGCCACCCGGCCGTCCTGGACGTGGCCGTCGTGGGCGCCCCCGACGCGCGGCTCGGAGAGGTCGGCGTCGCCTACTGCGTACCGGCCGCCGGGGCCCGGATCGACGCGGCGGAGCTGACCGCCTACACCCGTGAGCGGCTCGCCAACTTCAAGGTCCCGCGGGCCTTCCACCCGGTGCCGGGGCTGCCGCACAACGCGGCGGGCAAGGTCGACAAGAACGCGCTGCGGCGGACGGCGGGGAACACCACCACCCTGTGAGGAGAGTAGGAACGTGAACGACAGCATCACCGAGTCCGGCGCCGTCGAGGGAGTCGACGCGGTCGACGTCGTGGTCGTCGGGGCGGGCGTCACCGGGCTGTACGCCGTGCACAGGCTGCGCGGGCTCGGCCACCGCGTGCGCGGCTTCGAACGGGGCTCCGACGTGGGCGGAGTCTGGTACTGGAACCGCTATCCGGGCGCCCGCTGCGACGTGGAGTCCGTGGACTACTCGTACTCCTTCGACGAGGAGCTCCAGCAGGAGTGGGACTGGAGCGAGAAGTACGCCACCCAGCCGGAGATCGTCCGCTATCTGCGGCACGTCGCCGACCGCTTCGACCTGCGCCGCAGCTACACCTTCTCGACCTCGGTGCTCTCGGCCGAACTGGACGAGGAGACGCTGCGCTGGACGGTCCGCACGGACGGCGGCGAGGTGGTGTCGGCCCGGTTCTGCGTGTTCGCCACCGGCTGCCTGTCCAGCACGCACGTGCCGGAGCTCCCGGGGGCCGGGGACTTCGCGGGGGCCACGTACCACACCGGCGCCTGGCCGCACGAGGGCGTGGACTTCGGCGGGCTGCGCGTCGGGGTGATCGGCACCGGCTCCTCGGGCATCCAGGCGATCCCGCCGATCGCCGAGCAGGCGGCGCACCTCACCGTCTTCCAGCGCAGCGCCAACTTCAGCATCCCGGCGGGCAACCGGCCCCTGGACGAGGGGACGCGCCGCCGGCAGAAGGAGGGGTACGCCGAGCGGCGGCGGCTGTCCCGGCTCAGTGGCGGAGGCTCGCCGCACCAGGCGCACCCGTCGGCCACCTTCGACGTGTCCGACGAGGAGCGGCGGGCGGCGTTCGAGGAGCGCTGGGAGCTCGGCGGCGTCCTGTACTCCAAGACCTTCCCGGACCAGCTGACCGACCGGAAGGCGAACGACGCGGCGCGCGCGTTCTGGGAGGAGAAGGTCCGCGCCCTCGTCGAGGACCCGGCCGTCGCCGACCTGCTGGTCCCCACCGATCACCCGATAGGCACCAAGCGGATCGTCACCGACTCGGACTACTACGCGACGTTCAACCGCGCGGACGTGCGTCTGGTGAACCTGCGGGAGAACGCCGTCGAGCGGATCGAGCGCGACGGGATCAGGCTGGCGGACGGGACCCTGGTCGAGCTGGACGCGCTCGTGTTCGCGACCGGGTTCGACGCGATGACCGGTGCGATCGACCGGGTGGACGTCCGGGGGCGGGGCGGCCGGCGGCTGAAGGACGTCTGGAGCGCCGGTCCCCGCACCTATCTGGGCCTGGGCGTCGACGGCTTCCCGAACCTGTTCAGCCTGACCGGAGCCGGCAGCCCGTCCGTGATGGCCAACGTCGTGCTCTGCGCCGAGCAGCACGTCGACTGGCTGGGCGACTGCCTGGGCCATCTGGACGCGCACGGCTACCGCGCGATCGAGGCGAGCGCGGAGGCCGTGGACGGGTGGGTGGCGGAGTGCCGCGACCGCGCGGCGGCGACCCTGTTCATGGAGGCCGACTCCTGGTACCTGGGGGCCAACATCCCGGGGAAGCCGCGGGTGTTCATGCCGTTCATCGGCGGCTTCGGGGTGTACGGGGAGATCATCGCGGAGGTCGCGGCCTCGGGATACGAGGGGTTCACGCTGATACGGGACTGACGTCACGGGCGGAGGTGTGCCCCGCTCCCCCCTCGGCAGGTGGGGGCGGGGCACACGTGTGAGCCCGGCGGTCAGGGGGCGGCGAGGGCCTCGCGCAGGGCGGCGAAGGCGGCCGCCCGGGCCTCGGCCGCCGCGGGCAGGGCGCCCGCCATGGAGAGGAAGCCGTGGAACATGCCGGCGTGGTGGTGGGTCCGTACCGGAACGCCGGCCGCGGTGAGGGCCACCGCGTACGCCAGGCCGTCGTCGCGCAGCGGGTCGAAGCCGGCCGTGACGAGCTGGGCCGGCGGGAGCCCGGACAGGTCGGCGCCCGCCAGCGGGGCCGCGTAGGGGCTGCCGCGGTCCGCCGGGTCCGGCAGGTAGGCGTCCCAGTACCAGCGCAGGTGGTCCGCGGTGAGGAAGTAGCCCTGGGCGTTCTCGCGGTGCGAGGCGCGGGAGCGGGTGGGGTCGAGCATCGGGTAGTAGAGCGCCTGGCAGGCGATCTCGGGGCCGCCGCGGTCGCGGGAGAGCAGGGTGAGCACGGTGGCGAGGTTGGCGCCCGCGCTGTCGCCGGCGACCGCGATCCGGCGGCCCGGGAAGGCCGCCGCCGCCCAGCGGAGGGCCGTGTAGGCGTCCTCGGGGGCGGCGGGGAACGGGTGCTCGGGGGCGCGCCGGTAGTCGACGGAGACGACGACCGCCTCCGTGGCGAGGGCGAGCGCGCGGCAGAGCCCGTCGTGGCTGTCGAGGTCGCAGAGGACGAAGCCGCCCCCGTGGCAGAACACGATCACGGGGGCGGCCTCGTCGGTGCCCGGGTCGTAGACGCGGACCGGCACGCCGTCGGCGTCCTCGTCGGCGACGCGGGCGACGGGCGGGGGCGGGGCCGCCGGGCGGGGGCGGGCGGCGAAGAAGGCGCGCACGTCGGCGATGTGCGTCATCTCGGTGGCCAGTGGGGGGAAGCCCGCGGTCGCCAGGTCGATGACCGCCTGGACGTCGGGGTCGGGTCGGTTCACGTGTCCGCTCCGTTCGGGGTGAGGAGGGGCATCCGGCCGGCCGAGGCGCCGCCGTCCACGGCGAGTTCGGCTCCGGAGAGGTAGGAGGACTCGTCCGAGGCGAGGAAGGCGACGAGGCGGGCGACCTCCTCGGGTTCCCCCACGCGTCCGAGCGGGGCGCCGGGGTGCTCCTTGGTGCCCAGGTGGGCGGTCATCGCCGTGGCGATGGCGCCCGGGTGGACGGAGTTGACCCGGATGCCGTCCGGGCCGAGCTCCAGTGCGGCCGTTTTGGTGAGGCCGCGCAGCCCCCACTTGGCGGCTCCGTAGGCGCCGTGCCCCCAGATGCCCTGGAGGCCGGCCTGCGAGGAGATGTTGACGACGGACCCGCCGCCGCCCGCCCGCATCGCGGCGGCGACGGCGCGGATGCCGAGGAACGGGCCCATCAGGTTGACCCGGAGGATGGCCTCCAGGCGGGCCGGGTCCTCCTCGGTGATGGGCGCGGTGGAGTAGATCGCGGCGTTGTTGACGAGGACGTCGAGCCGGCCGAAGGCGTCCAGGGCGGCGGTCACGGCGGCCGCCCAGGACCCCTCGTCGGTGACGTCGTGGCGCACGAAGCGGGCGGCGGGGCCGAGGGAGGCGGCCGTCGCCGCCCCCTCCGTCTCCAGGACGTCGGTGAGGACGACCTTCGCCCCGAGGGCGGTGAACAGGCGGGCCTCGGCCTCGCCCATGCCACGGGCCGCGCCGGTGACCAGCGCGACCTTTCCGGTCAGGTCCACGGGCATCAGCGGTTCTCCCCGGATCATGCCGGGGTGGAAGGAGTCGACGCGGATCCGGCCGGCCGCGAGCGGGTGCGGGCGATGTGGCCGGCGGCGAGCCAGCTGAAGGTCATGGCCGGGCCGATGGTGGCGCCGGGGCCCGGGTAGGTCTCCCCCATCACGGCGGCCGAGACGTTGCCGGAGGCGTACAGGCCGTCGATGGCGGTGCCGTCCTCGCGGAGCACCCGGGCGGTGGCGTCGGTGACCAGGCCGCCCTTGGTGCCGATGTCGCCGGGGTGGACGGGGATCGCGTAGTACGGGCCCTTCTCCAGTGGTGCCAGGTTCGGGTTGGGCAGGGTCGGGTCGCCGTAGTAGCGGTCGTAGACGCTGTCGCCGCGGTGGAAGTCCTCGTCGCGGCCGGCGCGGGCGAAGCCGTTGAAGCGGTCGACGGTGGCGCGGAGCCGTGCCGGGGCGATGCCGATGCGGCCGGCCAGCTCCTCGACGGTCGCGGCCTTCTTGACGAAGCCGCTCTCCAGCCAGGGCTTGGGGAACGGCTGGCCCGGGAACAGGCCCATGAAGAGGTAGCGGGACTTCGAGGTGGTGTCGAGGAGCAGCCAGGACGGCACCGTGGCGGCCTTCCCGGGCCGGTCGTCGGCGTACATGGCGTCGACGAACTCGTGGTAGGGAGCGGCCTCGTTGGCGTAGCGGTCGCCCGCGGCGTCGACGATGACCATGCCGGGGATGCCGCGGTCGGCGACGAGGAAGAACGGCCGCCCGTCCGGGGGGACGACGGAGGGCGCGCCCCAGACCCGGTCCATCAGGTCGGTCGCGGCGCCGAGGGCCGTGGCGGGTTCCAGGGCGTCGCCGGTCTGGCCCTCGGCGGCGGAGCTCCAGGCGGTGGAGGTGGGCGCGGGCAGGTGCTTCTCGCGGAGCCGCTGGTCGTGGGAGAAGCCGCCGGAGGCGAGGACGACGCCGCCGGTCGCCCGGACGGTGAGCTCGCGGCCGCCCCGCGCGACGCGGACGCCGGTGACCCGCCCGTCCGCCTCGACGAGGCCGGTCAGCGGGGCGGAGAGCCACAGGTCGCCGCCGAGCGTGTCGAGCGAGTGCCGCATGCGGGCGATCAGCGCCTCGCCGAGGGAGAGGAGCTCCCGGCCCCGGAGGCGGGCCCCGACGGCCCGGGCGGCGACCTTGACGGCGGTCCGGCGGCCGGACCAGGTGCGTCCGACCATGTTGAGCTGCCGGAAGTCCTTGGAGGTGATGGTGAGTCCGTAGGTGGGCAGTCCGGCGCGGCGCATGGTGGCCCGCGTCCCGGCGTCGAGCCTCCTGAAGTCGAAGACCTGCGGTTCGATGGAGCGGCCCTCCGGACAGCCGCCGAGCCGCTCGGGGTAGTAGTCGGAGTAGCCCGGGGTGTGGACGAACCGCACGTCGGTCCGGTCGTGGAACTCCCGCACCATCCGCGGTCCGTGGGTGAGGTAGGCCTCCTTGCGCGCGGCGGGGACCCGGTCGCCGACCGTGGCGTCCAGGTAGGCGGCGGCCTTCTCGGGGGTGTCGCCGAGTCCGGCGGCGTCCAGGTGGAAGTTCCCGGGGACCCAGATCGCGCCGCCGGACAGGGCGGTCGAGCCGCCGTAGACCTCGGTCTTCTCCACCACCAGGGCGGTCAGTCCGCGCAGCCGGGCGGTGATGGCCGCGGCCAGGCCGGCGGCGCCGGAGCCGACGACCACCACGTCGTACGTGCGGTCCCACGTGTCGTTCATCGCGTTCTCCTGGTCGTAACGGGTGGGCCGGCGGCCGGGACGACCCCTCGTCCGTCCCGGCCGCCGGGTCGGCGGGCGGTGATCAGGGCGTCGGTGAGGACCGGCGCGTCGTCGCGGTCCGCGGCCGTGGCGGTGAGCCGGTAGCCGTCCGAGGTGTCCCAGACGCGCAGCCGCAGGGTCTCGCCGGGGTGGAACACCCCGGCGAAGCGGGTGCGGCAGCCGGTGACCGCGCTCGCGTCGGCGCCGAGCAGTCGGTCGGTGACCGCCTTGACCGCCATGCCGAAGGTGCAGAGTCCGTGCAGGATGGGCCGGTCGTGGCCCGCGCGGCGGGCGGCGGCGGGGTCCGCGTGGAGGGGGTTCCAGTCGCCGGTGAGGCGGTAGAGCAGGGCCTGCTGTCGGAGCGTCGGCAGGTCGAGCACCAGGTCGGGTGCCCGCTCGGGTGCGGGGAGGCGCTCGGAGGGTCCGCGGTCCCCGCCGAAGCCTCCCGCCCCGCGGACGAAGATCTGGTTGCGCTGGGTGATCAGCGGGGTGCCGTCCTCGCCGAGGAGGGTGGACTCCTGGACGATGACGGCGGCGGCGCCCTTGTCGTGGACGTCCGTGACCCGGGTGACCGCGGTCGCGCGGGCCTCGGCGGGGAGCGGGCGGTGCACGGTGATCTCCTGGCCGCCGTGCAGCACGTCCGCCAGGTCGATGTCGACGCCCGGCAGGTCGAAGACCTGGAAGCCGACGCCGCCGGTGCCGCCCGCGACGACTCCGAAGGTGGGGAGGACCTGGAGGCCCCGCTCGTGTCCCTCGTGGACGTACCGCAGTTCGCGGGGGTCGGTCTCGGGGACGCCCGCGCCGAGTGCCAGGTGGTAGAGCCGCACGTCCCGCTCGTCCCACCGGGCCTCGCTGCGCACCGGCGGCGCGGTGGTCGCCCTCGCCACGTCGATGGGCATCAGAACGCGCCCACGGCGTAGCGGCTGCGGAAGAACAGCAGCGGCCGGCCGTCCTCGCCGGCGTCGAGCGCCACCACCTGCGCGGTCACCAGGTGGTGGTCCCCGGCCTCGTACACGGCGTGCAGTGCGCACTCCACGTAGGCCAGGGCGCCGTCGACGCGGACGGTCCCGTGCTCGCCGACGCGCCAGGGCACCCCGGCGAACTTGTCGGGTCCGCTGCGGCCGAGCGCGGCGCAGGTGGCCTGCTGGTCCTCGGCGAGGATGTTGACGCAGAAGCGGCCCGCGCGCTCGATCCGGGGCCAGCTGGTGGAGTGCTTGCCGACGGCGAGCATGACCAGCGGGGGGTCCAGGGACAGCGAGGCGAAGGACTGGCAGGCGAAGCCGACGGGGCCCGCGCCGTCGGCGTCGAGGGTCGCCACCACCGTGATGCCGCTGGCGAAGCGTCCGAGGACGTCCCTGAACTCGGAGGGGGCGATCAGCCGTTCCACGTGT is part of the Streptomyces showdoensis genome and harbors:
- a CDS encoding FadD3 family acyl-CoA ligase yields the protein MRGAQTIAGLADWAAGRYGDEEALVFGGERWTFAGLRERVDRVARAVIAQGVRPGDAVAVWAPNSARWVVAALGAVAAGAVLVPVNTRYKAAEAADTLRRSRARLLFTEHDFLGTDYRALLAASGEELPLLERTVTLHSGEWPRFLAGGERVSGEERLARTAAVRPGDTADVLFTSGTSGRPKGVAATHGQNLRVYDAWARTVTLRRGDRYLLVNPFFHTFGYKAGVLACLLRGATIVPERVFDAAAVLGRMQDERISVLTGAPTVFTSLIRHPGREAFDLASMRMAVTGAANIPTALIEEIRTELGARSVSTAYGLTESTGVVAICPPHESSRTLARTSGTALEGTELRVDAPPGEPGEILTRGHHVMHGYLDDPEATARAVDADGWLHTGDVGVLDGRGFLRITDRLKDMLVVGGFNVYPAEVEQVLRGHPAVLDVAVVGAPDARLGEVGVAYCVPAAGARIDAAELTAYTRERLANFKVPRAFHPVPGLPHNAAGKVDKNALRRTAGNTTTL
- a CDS encoding flavin reductase family protein, giving the protein MERLIAPSEFRDVLGRFASGITVVATLDADGAGPVGFACQSFASLSLDPPLVMLAVGKHSTSWPRIERAGRFCVNILAEDQQATCAALGRSGPDKFAGVPWRVGEHGTVRVDGALAYVECALHAVYEAGDHHLVTAQVVALDAGEDGRPLLFFRSRYAVGAF
- a CDS encoding alpha/beta hydrolase; protein product: MNRPDPDVQAVIDLATAGFPPLATEMTHIADVRAFFAARPRPAAPPPPVARVADEDADGVPVRVYDPGTDEAAPVIVFCHGGGFVLCDLDSHDGLCRALALATEAVVVSVDYRRAPEHPFPAAPEDAYTALRWAAAAFPGRRIAVAGDSAGANLATVLTLLSRDRGGPEIACQALYYPMLDPTRSRASHRENAQGYFLTADHLRWYWDAYLPDPADRGSPYAAPLAGADLSGLPPAQLVTAGFDPLRDDGLAYAVALTAAGVPVRTHHHAGMFHGFLSMAGALPAAAEARAAAFAALREALAAP
- a CDS encoding MaoC/PaaZ C-terminal domain-containing protein yields the protein MPIDVARATTAPPVRSEARWDERDVRLYHLALGAGVPETDPRELRYVHEGHERGLQVLPTFGVVAGGTGGVGFQVFDLPGVDIDLADVLHGGQEITVHRPLPAEARATAVTRVTDVHDKGAAAVIVQESTLLGEDGTPLITQRNQIFVRGAGGFGGDRGPSERLPAPERAPDLVLDLPTLRQQALLYRLTGDWNPLHADPAAARRAGHDRPILHGLCTFGMAVKAVTDRLLGADASAVTGCRTRFAGVFHPGETLRLRVWDTSDGYRLTATAADRDDAPVLTDALITARRPGGRDGRGVVPAAGPPVTTRRTR
- a CDS encoding bifunctional cytochrome P450/NADPH--P450 reductase translates to MPTAPPPAGSHAPGVPSMPGPAPLPLLGNLTDVLTASAGTSVDFADAYHRAYGGIFALTLAGRRTVFASSHALVSEMCADPLWTKSVHPALEEVRAFAGDGLFTAYGDEPSWAVAHRLLMPAFGAVAMKDYFPGMLDIADQMFTRWERFGAGSRIDVPDDMTRLTLDTIALCAFGVRLNSFYTGGLHPFVDAMVRSLAEAGARSERLPGLQPLLVRTNRRYREDIATMRRVTEEIVAARTAQPPGTRPDDLLERMLTAVDPVTGARLSEENVRHQLATFLIAGHETTSGLLSFATHELLAHPEVLREARRNVDEVLGDRTPAFEDLAHLGFLGQVLRETLRLHPTAPAFALSPARDTTLGGHAVRKGEDVLVMLSTLHRDPAVWDRPEAFDPDRFAPGRMDAIPEYAWMPFGHGARACIGRPFALQEATLVLAMMLQRFDIERADPDYELTIQESLTIKPKGLAIRAAARRSGRGGPDARTAAPAAVRQGDPDTTDAAAPPAHGTPLLVLYGSNSGTGESLARTVAADGTLRGWRATVAPLDEFAGRLPTEGPVVLVTSSYNGAPPDNARGFVGWLTTARPDLSGVDYLVLGCGSLDWAATYQRVPALVDEAMAAAGARRIRERGATDARTDFFGDWERWYAPLWPLLSERYGVQETAGRRPRYRVVETADEPAPPEETATAVVLENRELLRGAGGRSTRHLEIRLPDGVRYRTGDRLSVLPENDPALVARLLTRLGMRGDAVRTVESPAPHGPVPVGRPLRVAELLGRYVDLAAPASPRAVARLAATTDCPPERDELRRLAGEDHTEHVLRRGLTLVDLLDGFASCRVDLALVLELLPAPRPRPYSISSAPEEQDQVALTVSVLEEPARSGHGVFRGAASGYLRRARPGDRLVATVTAPPETFRPPADTATPVVMIAAGTGIAPFRGFVRARMAAAAAGRPVGPTVLFFGCRHPDEDDLYAAELAGHEEAGRLEVHRAYSRSPEDGIRYVQHRLAERGGRVRELVDDGAHLYVCGNAGTMGPAVEDTLRQIGAAASGQDGAAWLDGLRGAGRYATDTY
- a CDS encoding flavin-containing monooxygenase; protein product: MNDSITESGAVEGVDAVDVVVVGAGVTGLYAVHRLRGLGHRVRGFERGSDVGGVWYWNRYPGARCDVESVDYSYSFDEELQQEWDWSEKYATQPEIVRYLRHVADRFDLRRSYTFSTSVLSAELDEETLRWTVRTDGGEVVSARFCVFATGCLSSTHVPELPGAGDFAGATYHTGAWPHEGVDFGGLRVGVIGTGSSGIQAIPPIAEQAAHLTVFQRSANFSIPAGNRPLDEGTRRRQKEGYAERRRLSRLSGGGSPHQAHPSATFDVSDEERRAAFEERWELGGVLYSKTFPDQLTDRKANDAARAFWEEKVRALVEDPAVADLLVPTDHPIGTKRIVTDSDYYATFNRADVRLVNLRENAVERIERDGIRLADGTLVELDALVFATGFDAMTGAIDRVDVRGRGGRRLKDVWSAGPRTYLGLGVDGFPNLFSLTGAGSPSVMANVVLCAEQHVDWLGDCLGHLDAHGYRAIEASAEAVDGWVAECRDRAAATLFMEADSWYLGANIPGKPRVFMPFIGGFGVYGEIIAEVAASGYEGFTLIRD
- a CDS encoding FAD-dependent oxidoreductase yields the protein MNDTWDRTYDVVVVGSGAAGLAAAITARLRGLTALVVEKTEVYGGSTALSGGAIWVPGNFHLDAAGLGDTPEKAAAYLDATVGDRVPAARKEAYLTHGPRMVREFHDRTDVRFVHTPGYSDYYPERLGGCPEGRSIEPQVFDFRRLDAGTRATMRRAGLPTYGLTITSKDFRQLNMVGRTWSGRRTAVKVAARAVGARLRGRELLSLGEALIARMRHSLDTLGGDLWLSAPLTGLVEADGRVTGVRVARGGRELTVRATGGVVLASGGFSHDQRLREKHLPAPTSTAWSSAAEGQTGDALEPATALGAATDLMDRVWGAPSVVPPDGRPFFLVADRGIPGMVIVDAAGDRYANEAAPYHEFVDAMYADDRPGKAATVPSWLLLDTTSKSRYLFMGLFPGQPFPKPWLESGFVKKAATVEELAGRIGIAPARLRATVDRFNGFARAGRDEDFHRGDSVYDRYYGDPTLPNPNLAPLEKGPYYAIPVHPGDIGTKGGLVTDATARVLREDGTAIDGLYASGNVSAAVMGETYPGPGATIGPAMTFSWLAAGHIARTRSRPAGSASTPSTPA
- a CDS encoding glucose 1-dehydrogenase gives rise to the protein MPVDLTGKVALVTGAARGMGEAEARLFTALGAKVVLTDVLETEGAATAASLGPAARFVRHDVTDEGSWAAAVTAALDAFGRLDVLVNNAAIYSTAPITEEDPARLEAILRVNLMGPFLGIRAVAAAMRAGGGGSVVNISSQAGLQGIWGHGAYGAAKWGLRGLTKTAALELGPDGIRVNSVHPGAIATAMTAHLGTKEHPGAPLGRVGEPEEVARLVAFLASDESSYLSGAELAVDGGASAGRMPLLTPNGADT